In the Anaerostipes caccae L1-92 genome, AAGTGGTGGAAACAATAATGGTTGGTTTCACGTTGTCGATCAATCCTGACATCTCATTTACTCCGCAGGTCCTGACTTCAACATTCACTCCCCGGTCTGCCATCCCCTGCCGGATGGAAGTTGCCACATGAGAGGAAGTTGCAATTCCGCTGCCGCAGGCAGACAAAACCTTAAATACTTTTGCCATAATTTTTCTCCCTTCTTTCGATGTTTAAGTGTTTATTCCTATTTTTGTATGTTCTAAAATCTCTGCTATTTTCTCAGGTTCCTGCTCTTTCTCCAGCTGTTCCATCGCCTCCTTATCAGAGAAAATTGATATGATCTTCTGCAGCAGTTCCAGCTGCTGCTCTGTCTTCTGCAGTACCAGGTTAAAAATAAAACGAACGTCGACTGTGTTCTGATCATTCACCATTTCATGAAATTCTACCGGCCTTCTAAGCTTGGCAACGGCTATACACGGCTTTATCACGTGGTCAGGCTCCGTATGGGGCAGAGCCACCGCAAACGGTTTGGTACAAAGTCCGGTGGGGAATTTCCGTTCCCTTTCCAAAAGCATATCCAGATATCCTTCCTCCACATATCCTTCTTTCTTTAAATGTCCTGCCATCTGCCTTAAGGCATCCTGGAAATCCTTTGCATCGACATCACACAGAATCAGCTTCGGACAAATCAACTCTTTTAAATTCATATGCTTTCTTTCCTTTCTCTATAAAATCGGAAGTCTGTCTTTAAACTGAGCCAGGTTTTCGGAACCCAGCAGCTTCCTTACCAGACCCTCATCATCCACCAGGCGCACCGTCAAGTCAAAGAAGCTGTTTAAATACTTCATATCTTCCTTTTTCACTGCCAGCATAAAGATCAGCTGTGCCTGACCGCTGCCCCATAAAATGGGCTGATTCAGAATGCCCACGCTGATAACCGTCCTCTTTGCACATGCTTCGATCGGATGAGGCATAGCAATCTTATTTCCAAAGATTGTAGAGGCCACCTGTTCTCTCATCAGCGTCTTTTCCGCGAAATCCTCTCCTGCGAAGTCAAGCCTTATGAGATGTTCTGACATTGTCCGGATAACTTTTTCCGGCGTCTCAGCCTTTAGATTATAAAAAAACAGTTCTCTGTGAAAATAATCTTTAATGCTCCTCGGAAGCTGGTCATACATCAATTCTTTACGCATCTGCAGAAGCCATTTATTGATCTCCCTCTGATCTTTTTCGTTCAGCAGAGGCGAAATCTGTATTTTCGGTACCTGAAAGTTTTTCAGTACCTGTTTTGATTCTGTGGTAATCAGAAAAGTAGGTTTTAATTTTTCTATCTCATTGACTGCATAGATAGAGAAAGGACCTTCAATATTGCAGATGTCACCGTAAATCGCCTTCAGTCTTGTAGTCAAAAGCCTGCTTGTCCCATAATTCATTCCTGTGACGACTGCAATCGTAAAATCTTTCGGAGATTTTTTTCTCTCCATCCTCTCCACCGCACTTCCCAGATAAGTGGCCACATATCCCAGTTCATTTTCATTCAGCCTCACTCCGAACACATCGTAAAACCGTTCGTATAGAAACAGAGACATATCAAACACAAAGGGATATTCTGTCTTTAAAAGCATCAGCACCGGATTGGTGCTCTCCGGCTCCATCCTGATCCTTTTTAATGTATACCGGATGTGGGTCACAAGCCCTGCCTTCAGCTCCTGATCATCCGTAAGATCCAGATGAAATTTGTTTTTAATGTCATTTAAGAGTTCATTGACCACAAATTCATAGTGGGACTGCTCGGGTATCGGCGCCGGCCTGACCTCTGCTTCACTTCCGATCAGCCGAAACAGAGAAAGCTGAACCGCCAGATCCACCAGTTCTTCCTCATTTAATTCTGTGGAGAATTCTTCTCTGACTTTCCCTGAAATGGTCTCCGCAAGTGTCCAGTTGATATCCTCTGATGTCAGAATATCTTTTGTTTTATTCTTATATTCATACCCCATATGGACTCTTGTAAGTTTAATCGACAGATAAATAACCAAATGAAGGATATCCTCCGCTGTCATGGAAATTTCATTGTCCGCCAGTGCATTCAGCACGCAGTTCATCATTTTTTCCGGTATGTCAGCCCCAAAATAATCGTCATAATTCTCAATCATCAGATAATCCGGGTCCGTCCGGTCTACCATCAGTTCCTTCAGAAGAAATCTTCTCGTCTCTTCCTCCCCGTAAGTCCATATCTTTCTCCCGTTCCTCTTAACATACATTGGTGTCGTGCGGCTCTCCAGCATAGCTTTGATCTTAAAAATCCCGCTTTCCAGGGTCGTCCGGCTGACGAACATTTCTTCCTCCAGCTCATCCACATCCTCCGGTTTCTCTTCATCCGCCTGAAGAAGTCTGATCCCAAGGGCACGCATCCGCTCCTGCGGTGTCAAAGGCACATCCATACCATCCCACAGCAAAGATTCCAGCTCCCCCTGCCTCTCTCCCCGCAGCCGGTAGCCCTCCTGTCTGGAAGATTCTATATAACAGCCCACGGTTTTCAGCCAGACATTAATTGCTGCAATATCCGCCCGGATGGTTCTCGGAGTCACCGCCATCTCCTCAGCAAGTTCCTTCCCTTTTACCCAGCCGTCCAAAGACATTAGCTTTTTTAATATCTTCTTTTGCCTTGTCGGCAGTCCTATCATTGCTATCACCCTCTCATTACTGTTTTTTTTATCTTATCACCTCAGTTCCGCTCATCCTTCAGGTATTTTTTTCCACTCTTAATAAATTGTCTCTCTTATTCTAATCCAAGCTTCTTTACTGCCCGGTCATGCATGATCTTATAGCCCGATTCCGGTAAAGGCTTCATTTTTCCTGCCGCATAGGTGTAATATGCTATCTGTGAATTTTCCTCTACATATTCTGCAATGCTCATCGCCTGGGAGACATTTCTTCCCGCAGCGATCAGACCGTGATTTTCCAGTAAACACACTACATTGTGATCACCCATAGCCTTCACTGCCTCTTCTGCGATCTCCTGCGACCCCGGTATTTCAAACGGTGCCACTTTTACCGGAGAATACGGTGCAGAAGCAGCGGCCACCGCCGGAAGCTCTTCCACCAGAATCGACATGGCGGTGGCAAAAGGAGAATGTGTATGTACGACCGCTTCCATCTTTACTTTATTCAGAAAAATCAGGCGGTGCATCGGTGCTTCTGTGGACGGTTTGCATTTTCCCTCTGTCCATTCCCCTGTGGCAAGATCGATCACCGGCACCATATCCGGTGTGATCTCCTCATATGGTATCCCGCTGGGTGTAATCACCATGACCCCCTCTTCTCTGCAGGCGATCGAAACATTTCCCGAAGTCCCATGGATCAGCTTCTTGTCACTGCACTCGATAGCAGCTTGAATGACCTGTTCTTTGGCTCTCTCTTTTTCCATAGTTTCCTCCTTGAATTCACAATTTTTTATCTCTATAAGTCACAGCGTATTTCATTTTTGATGACTTCTCCTCCCGCATGGGAGTTCAGCGCATCCAGACACTGTTCCAGGGGATATGTATCATTTACAAAAAGATCCTCGCTAATAATCCCTCTTTCAATGAGTCTGAATGCCTGTTCCTCAAGCTTCGGTGTCGTATGGTAGACTCCCTTCACTGTCAGCTGGGAGTAATGAAGAAGTGTCGTGTCCACCGTGATCCGGCTTCCTCCCCTGCATCCTCCGAATTCAAGGACAGTCCCGGCTTTTCTGACCATGTAAAGATTTTTTTCCCAAACCTCGGGGACCCCGGTAGCATCGATCGCTATATCAACACCTCTTCCGCAAGGAGTCAGCCCTTTGACAGCCTCCACTACATCCTCTGTTTCAGAAATGTCAATAGTAACGTCAGCACCCAGTTCCCTGGCCACCCCAAGGCGTTTTGCATTTTTATCTGTGCTGATAACATAAGCACCCCGGAGTTTTGCAAGCTTTGTCATCATAAGCCCCAGAGGACCCGCCCCGTTGATCACTACAGTATCCATCAGCTGAATATCTGCATCTGTGATTCCATGGACCGCACTGCCCAGCGGTTCCAGTAGCGCAGCAGAACGGAAGGAAATATGGTCCGGAATATGAAACACATTCTCTCTCACGATGGCCGCAGGAAGAAGCCGGTACTCCGCCCAGGCACTCTTTACCATGGTCAGATCCTCACACATGCTGTGTTCCCCGATCTTACAGTAATAACATTTATTGCACGGAGCAGAATTGTGAGGTGCGATCCTGTCTCCCACTTTGAATCCGGTTACTCCCTCCCCAACTTTGGCAACAACTCCGGCACTCTCGTGTCCAAAAATCAGTTTCTGCCCTTCTTTGAATTTCGGATACCCTCTTTTGTACTGCTTCAAGTCCGTTCCGCAGGTCAGCGCCGAAATATTCTTCATCAAAATTTCCCCCGGTCCCGGCTCAGGGGTTTCCACGTCTTCCATTCTCAAATCATTTGGTGCATAATAGACAGCCGCTCTCATATGTTTCTCCTCCTTTTTTACTGTATGGTTCCTCTTATCTTGTCTCAAGAATACCATGCCCCTTTCTTTCCACTCAACCAGACTATTTCCCATCGGATAGGAAAGAGCAAAAACAAAGTCTTGCCTATGAAACAAAAGAAAAAAGCTGATCCTCCGTTTTGTCTACGGAGAATCAGCTTTTCGCTGTCTCTTTTTCTGCATATGAAATTTTCAGCCTGCGTATCATCTACAAAAGCTGCATCTTCTCAAGAAGCGCCCTGCCCACTTCTCTCTGTCCTCTTTTACAATAAAAAAGATCCCTGACTTTTTTTCTGTCTGCTTTAAAATCATCAGTTCCCGAGACGATCTGCCGCATGCCTTCCATTAATTCATCGAAGGTCCCGGCCTTGATCCCCGGTGTCACTTCATCATAAGGAAAATACATCTCCCTGTCCTTTTCAATATAGCTGTCATAATCAAAATCATAGAAAATAACCGGGCGGTCCAGCAGCAGATAGTCAATATATGTGCTGGAGTAATCGGTGATCAGTATATCCGTTTCTATCAGCAGCTCCTGAATATCCAGCGAATCCTTTGTCATATCCACAATATTGGAATAATCCGAAAGATCTGCCTCCTCATGAATATGATAAAAATGTCTGCGAATGATAAACAGGATCTGATGATCCCGGCAGAATTCATCCAGCTTTTTTAAATCAAAATGCTCCCTTAAAGGAAACGGAATCTTTCCTTCCTGCCGGTGTGTAGGCGCGTACAGAATCACGTTTTGACCTTCAAGCCGCTTCCTCAGTTTTTCATTCACCGGAAAAAGATGTTTATCGTCGTAGAAAAAATCATTCCTGGGCTGTCCATAAGTAAGGATCTGCTCCGCCGGACGGCGGAACGCACTCTTATAAATCTCGGAAAAAGTCCGGCTCGTAGCCACCACATACTCTCTTCCCAGAGGAAACTGCTGAATCTTACGCCGGATCTTCTGTCCCCTGCTGTCCCAGTCTTTTCCCTTGGTATCATCATATCCAATCTTCTTAAGCGGAACTCCATGCCAGACATTCAAAAATACGGCTCTTCCGAGAAATGCATGATTCAGATCACTGATTCCATTGCACATCACCGCATATTTCGCCCTGAGCTGACAGAGAATCCCCTTCCGTTCAGAAAACAGGTAAGCCTCATAACCTAACTCTCTCACTTCCCTGACAACACGTGGATTTTTCGTGATCCAGACCGGCCGGATTCCGTCCATCTGATTTGCCTCAATAAACAGATATTTAGGATTGTCGGCAAACTGCTGTCCGAGCCATGCGCCGAATACCCAAACCTTTCTGCTCCTGGGCCAGAGACACGACAAGTACATCACAATATATTTCAGTATAAGCTTCATACCACTTTTCATCTCACCCTAACCCCACAGCCACTGCATCAGCTTACGGATATTTCCTTCTTTCAGAACCTGATGATTCCGGTAGAAGAAAAGTCTGCGCATCTTTCCTTTATAATATAGATTTCCATAAGTCTTCAGAAGATTATATTCATCCAGGCCTTCGATCTCTTCCCCATAGGTTTCTACAAATCCCTGGATCTGCTCCATAGATTTGATCATCTGTTTCCGGTAAGACTCTTTGCCCTCTTTGAGTCTCTGCATTAAAAACACGGGATTCTTTGAATTCTTCGCTCCCACGGAATTATTTCCATGCTGCCTGTAATACATAGTCGGTTCATTGACAAAACCAATCCTTCCGAAAATCTTGGCGACAAGAGCCGCCCAGTAATCGTGCATCAGTATTTTACCCATAGGAAGCGGCTGCAGGAAATACTTCTGAAGTGCCCGGTTGATCATTGCCGTGCATCCGGTCACAGAATTCTGTACGATCAGCTGATTTAATGCAATTCTTTTGGGCAGGTTTGCATACTGGAAGAAGGATTCTGCGATCATCTCCAGATTTTCGTCCACCACTGAAAGATCCGTGTGTACGAGGATCGGTGTATCTTTCCCATACCGTTCCTCCATGGCCTCCATCTTCTTCATCGTCTCATAAATTTTATCCCGTTTCCACACATCATCCTGGTCACAGAACATAAAATACGGTCCGTGTGCATTTCTCAGAAGATTAATAAAATTGTTCCTGGCACTTCCTGTGGCAGGCTCGTTCTTTATGATTTTCACCTGGTCCGGATAGCGTGTTCTAAAATCCTCCAAGATGCCCAGAGTCCCGTCACAGGACCCGTCGTCTCCTGTGACAAGCCTCCAGTTTCCATATGTCTGGGAAGCAATGGATTCTAATTGAGCCTTCAAATAATCCTCTCCATTATATGTTGCTAACAGAATTGTAACCATAGCCCTACCCTCCTACTCCTTCAGGAAAAATAAAGAATCTTCTCTCTTATCCTTTGCAAACAGATGATAGTACTGGACCATCCAGTACTGTTTTAAATCCTCCGGCAGATCATCCAGATTGTCAATATTAAAAAGATTATACTTTTTATCCATATAAACACTTCCTGTCACGACAGGATACTTTGTGTATAAATCTTGAAGAAAACATTCATACGGAGTCATTTTGCCTCCGATTACCTTCAGTAACTTTGCCGACAAATAATTCGGGCTGATTGCTTTTATCTCTTCTTCTTTGATATCATAATTTGCCCATATAATAAAAGGCACCTGATGTTTTTTCTGTTCATTTTCAAGGGCGGAACCATTCTCTTTATCCATCACCTTATTGTAAAATTCCTGTGGCAGCTTTGGCTGATGATCACCAAACATTACAATGACGGTCGGCTCTTTCACCTTTTTAAAGTAAGAAATTAAATTCTTAAAGGCATCATCTGTTTTTTTGATCAGGCTCAAGTACCTGTTTGCCGACGGATTACTGCTTGTATCCGTAATCTTTATTTCCTGATTAAAATTTGAATAATCTTTCTCATAGCCGCCATGATTTTGAATTGTCACATTAAACATAAAAAACGGAGCGCTGCTTTTTTGCTTAGCTTTTTCATACTCGGACGTAATCTTGTTAAAGTCTTCCTGATCTGTAATAAAGCTGCGGCAGACTTCCGGATTCTGAAAATCTCCTATTGATAAGTAATCCTTGAATCCAAGAAGGGGATATACCTTTTCTCTATTATAACCATTTGACAAATAGGGATGCAAAACCATATTCCCCTGATATCCCTGCCCTTCCATCGTTGTCGCAAGACTTCCCATAGTATCTTTCACCTGATATTGATACGCAACAGATCCTCCAGGTAAAAAAGCCATGGAACTGCCTGTCAGGAATTCAAATTCGGAATTTGCCGTCTGCCCTCCATAACTGGACATATACATTGTACCTTTTACTGAATTCTCTTTTAATCCTCTGATAAACGGCATAAAATCCTTATTGGTCTTTATATCTCCCAGTACAGACAGATCTGAAAATGCTTCATTCATTATGGTGATTACATTAGGCTTTTTACCAGCTGCTTTTTGGTTATGTTTCTCTGCCTTTTCAACGTAAGGTTTCATGATCTCATCTACTTTTTCTGCAGAATAGCCTTCCGGCTTTTCGGTGATCAGAAACTTAACACTGGATGTGAATACATTCATATACCCATATTTATTACAGCTCACAGTAGGATTCCAAACCTTTATATGAATACCCAGCCTGCTTAAGCGGGCCGTACTTCCAAAAACGGAAACACATACTGCAAGGAGTACTCCAAACACCGCTGCAGGGACAAAGCGCTTCTTCCCCCGTATACCTTTCCCGCACTGCAGCCTGACTGCCAGAATCACAAAAGCAAGGATCAGTACTCCGTTCCATAACACTGCCGTGTTGACGTCATATTCATACTGGGTAGCCACATTCGCCGCCGTTCCAATCGTGGCAAAATCCACCGGCATCAAAGATGTACCTCTAAAGCTAGTAACATAATAATTTGCAATACCCAGACCCGATGTACAAAGTATCGATAATATGGAAGCCCATCGTGTGCGGTTCGTGATCAAATAGAAGAATGCCAGCACCGCAGCATAAATCAAAAGATTCAACAGCCCATATTTTATACCTATATATTTAAGAGAAACCGATGTAAATCTCTCCATCAGAACATAACAAAAAACTGGTGTTATGAGAAACATTCCCCGGCTGAGCCACAGATTCCATTTTTCATTAAGCCTGTTTGGAATAAATATCAGGATAAAGAGAGCAAGGACTGATGCCAGCAGCATAACATATTTCTTCACATTAAAGCCGTTATAGTAAATTGTTATATTTTTGCTCTTTAAGGTAATTCCCTGACTTTCACTGCCCTCCAGTACTCTCAAATGAAGTGTATAATCATTTCCCTTCTGCAGCTGTTTTTTTATTGTTATAACGGTACCACGGATTCCCTTGTGAAATTTCGCTTCTGCAAGACGGCTCATCGGCACATCTTCCTGCCACATAACCTTTTTGCCCTGATCTGTGATCCAAAAGCGCATCGTTCCCTCTGCGGCACTTCCCCTGGGATTGATGATACTCATCTCCAGACGCTGTAAATCGGCATAATCGGCCTTAAAATCTACAGACTTCTCCCATCCTTTATGAATACTTTCATTTTTCTCATGTTGAACTTTTAAGGCATTGAACATTTCTCCCTTAAAAGCATTGGACTGTGTCAATGCAAAGATAAAATAAACCGTTAACAACACAGCACACAAAACACGTCCATATTTATCCATTTGTAATTTTTTGTATTTTCTTTTCATCATAGAAGTCCTTTAATTTTTGAATACACGTTCTACGATGCGCTCTGCTGCATGTCCGTCATCGAATGAGCAAAACCTCTCATAGAACTGATCATATTTGTCTCTGTATTGTTCTTCTATCTTGTCAATGTTTTTTACTGCATCCACAATTTCTTCATTTGTAAAAAGCAGAGGCCCAGGAACATCATCTTCTATACTGATATAAAATCCGCGCAGAACATCTCTGTACTTTTCCAGATCATAAGTAAAGAATAAAATTGGCCTCCTGAGATTTGCATAATCGAAAAATACAGAAGAATAGTCTGTAATACAGATATCCGAAATCAAATACAAATCCGCAATGTCACTGTATTTGCTCACATTTACAACAAAATCCTCCATCCCTGTCACATCAATGGAATCTGCGATAAAGTAATGTGTGCGGAGCAATACCATATATTCCTGGCCAAGTTCTTCTCTCAAATACTTGAGATCTAATTTTAACTGAAACTTATATTCTCCCTGGTCATAAAATTCATCGTCTCTCCATGTGGGTGCATAGAGTATCACCTTCTTCTCCTTTGGTATGCCAAGTTTGGCTTTGACGGAAGCTGCCAACTCATCCCGGTTGGGCGCATATAAGATGTCATTTCTCGGATATCCCGTCTCCAGGATTTTATCCTTGTCATATAAAAAACAACTCTGAAAAACTTCCGTAGAAAAAGGATTATCAGAAATCAAATAATCCCAATTCCTGGACTGGGAATACACGATCATTTTATACTTTGGTGTTGCCGAAAAAACATCGTCCATATCAAAAACCAGTTTTTTCAGAGGAGTTCCATGCCAGGTTTCTAAAAAGACCTGCTCTTTTCGCTTATCAAACCACTTCGGCTGACGCATGTTATTCACCCAATATTTTGACCTCGTGATGTAATAATAGTACCTGAAACTGAAACGTTTGATTCTGACCGGATTCCCCGGAATCTCAATAGAATTATCATTTACAATCCAGATGAATTTATATTGATCTCCATAATGTTTCAGCAGGTATTCATAAATGTATTTACAGCTGTCCGAATAATTTTTTCCCAAAAAGCTTTCAAACACAATCCAGTTGTCCTTCTGTGAAAATTTTTGAAAAAACATATGGGTTATTGTCTGCATACGATAAGAACGGTCCTGGAGGACACGGATCAACTTCCGTTTTTTCCAGATCGAATGCGCCTTTCTTTTCCATTTAGAAATCTCATCCGCTTTGCCGGCTCTGGCCAGCAAGCGCCCACTTTTTGACATGCCATTTATTGTCTCTTCTGAAATAGTTTTTATATATAAATGTAAATTTAAAAAAATGCTTTTCTGCCAGGTTTCTGCCCTGTCCTGCCGGATGTTCTGAATTTTCTCAGATAAATACTCAAACAATTTTTTATCCACAGAGTCTTTCACATCTGCTGAAACATCCTCCTGCATTTTCAGCAGAGATTGTCCTAATTGTTCCCAATAATCTTTCCTGTCTCCATAAGATAATGACGGAAATTGTATTTCATCGTTGTGTCTTCTTTTTATATAGACAGCATCTTCACAGTACACAATATTCTGACTGCTGTTCACTATCCTTGATAAATACGGTACATCGCTAAAAATCTGTAGATTCTCATCGAAGAGAATGCCTTTTTTTACAAGCATATTGCAGACCGTAATCAAAGGGAATTCCGGTCTTTGTAGGATCAAGTCTTTTTTCCAGTCTCCGGTATACTCCTGAACCTCATATTCCGCTTCTTCTGTGATGAAAAAATTATGATAATTCAGCCATGTGTATTTTGTTTTTCCATATACGGCATCCGCCTTCTCATCACACATTTTTTTCATGAGCGATTCTAAAGTATCATCTTGTATATAGTCATCACTGTCCAGAAAATAAATATAATCCCCTTTTGAATTCTGGATTCCAAGATTTCTCGCCGCTGCTGCTCCCGATTTCTTTTCATTGGATACTACTTTTATCTCCATTTTATCACGGAATTTTGCAACCGTCTGGTCAATCTCTTCTTCCACACGATCTTTTACCAAAATCACTTCAAATTCTCTTATCGTCTGTTTAGACAGGCTCTCAAGACAATCTTCTAAATAATGAATTCCTTTATGAAAAGGAACAACAACGCTAACTCTCATTGTATATTCTCCTTGTTCTTTCCTTCTTTTATCCCAAAACAGCCTTTTCAAACTCTTGAAATACTTCTGAATTGTACTCATCTGCTGAGAAATTATATTCCGGAACCTTGCCTTTCATAAAAGCTTCCATTCCTTCATATATTTCATCTTCACTGTTTCCGATCAAATACTGGCCTCCCTCTGTAATACTGTCAGATACAGAGGAAAACTCAGAGATGATCAGAGGAAGTCCCAGAGCTCTCGCCTCATATAAAACTAACGGCTGTCCTTCATAAAGAGAGGGCAGGATAAAGCATTGGCACCTTTTCATATAAGAAAACGGATATTCCATCTGCCCGGTCAAAACAACCTTATCTCTTATCTGAAGTTCGTTAATTTCCTGCATCATTTCCTCTCTCAAAGGTCCGTCCCCGAGAATATGAAGCATTACATTTCCGTATTGCTCCTGCAGTCTTGCAAAACCGCGAAGCAGGTTCAATTGATTTTTTTCTGTGGACATTCTTCCCATTGTCACAAAATTTATATATTTTTCATCAGGCCATTCTCGTGTCTGCCCATAGAGGTCTGTTCCCGATATGGAATTCTGCTTTAGATCATTTTCTAAGCGGCCAATATCCAATGCATTTCTTGCATAGGTAAACTTGTGAAACGTCCCGCTAGTCGCAAAACTTTTCATATTCTGTTTCATCACATATTTCCCACAGCTTACGATCTTATCATAATACTTATATAAGTAGAATATGGTATTCAGGTTTTTTTCATGCGGCTTAACGCCATGGATTACTTTTTTTGCATCCAGCGCCAGATCATTGTGCTGCCAAATAATCTTTTTACCGTTTCCGGCCTGAAGAAGCAGATAAGAAGATACAGGAGAGTATCCTCCGAATTCCACAATTACATCAAACTGACTGCCGCCAAAAGTACGCCGAAAATCCCATTTAAAAAATTCAACAGGAACTTTCTCCCACTGTTCATCATTATATACCCCATTTTTTAATATTTTTTTCCTGGCGACCAGCTCTTTCCATGTGCCGGACGCCTCAGGGATATAGACAATACACCTGGCGTTTTTATTTAAGGAAAGCAGCTTTTCCATGTCCCCCGGTATAATCCCGGGATATTCTACGCCTATGGTAACATCATATTTATCATAGTCGATTATATTTAAAAGGCTCATAAAGGATCTGGTAATTCCATTCTCAGACAGTCCGCCCCTGTACAAAAGCAGCTTCGGTTTTTCTGTCACCCTTTGCTGACAGACAGACTGATCTTTTCCAAACCACACTGCATCAATAATTCTGTCACAAACATGCCCATCCTCATGTTCTAACACCCAGCGGACATTTTTTTCATACAACGTGCTGTATTCACACTGTACATCTTCTATATTCGTGATCCACTGAGGCACATCCTTCAAAGACTTTGAAGCAGGTCCCGGCAGTTCCTCAAGCGGCAGATAAAATCCTCTGGTATCTTCATACTCTTCTAAATCAGGAATATAAAACAAAACCGGTCTGCCTGTGGCCAGGAAATCAAAAAAAATGCTGGAGTAATCCGTAACAAGAATATCAGTTACAGACAGTAATTCGTTTGTATCGACTGAAGACGGAACAAATTTCCCTTTTATGTCCGACCGCTCCTCAATCTGATGGTAAACCTGCTGATGCGGCTTTACAAGGATCTGGTACTCATCAGAACAAAGCTTCTTCTCCATCTCCTCAATAAAGTGGAGATATTTATCAGCCTCTTTTCTTGGTTTTGAAAAATCATCTCCTCTCCATGTAGGAGCATAAAGTATGATCTTCTTTTTCCGGCTGCCAAGGAGACCCAGACTGTCTAAATGCTCATAAATACTTTCTCTATTATCACTCCAAAACACATCATTTCTGGCATGGCCG is a window encoding:
- a CDS encoding PTS sugar transporter subunit IIA, translating into MNLKELICPKLILCDVDAKDFQDALRQMAGHLKKEGYVEEGYLDMLLERERKFPTGLCTKPFAVALPHTEPDHVIKPCIAVAKLRRPVEFHEMVNDQNTVDVRFIFNLVLQKTEQQLELLQKIISIFSDKEAMEQLEKEQEPEKIAEILEHTKIGINT
- a CDS encoding BglG family transcription antiterminator; translation: MIGLPTRQKKILKKLMSLDGWVKGKELAEEMAVTPRTIRADIAAINVWLKTVGCYIESSRQEGYRLRGERQGELESLLWDGMDVPLTPQERMRALGIRLLQADEEKPEDVDELEEEMFVSRTTLESGIFKIKAMLESRTTPMYVKRNGRKIWTYGEEETRRFLLKELMVDRTDPDYLMIENYDDYFGADIPEKMMNCVLNALADNEISMTAEDILHLVIYLSIKLTRVHMGYEYKNKTKDILTSEDINWTLAETISGKVREEFSTELNEEELVDLAVQLSLFRLIGSEAEVRPAPIPEQSHYEFVVNELLNDIKNKFHLDLTDDQELKAGLVTHIRYTLKRIRMEPESTNPVLMLLKTEYPFVFDMSLFLYERFYDVFGVRLNENELGYVATYLGSAVERMERKKSPKDFTIAVVTGMNYGTSRLLTTRLKAIYGDICNIEGPFSIYAVNEIEKLKPTFLITTESKQVLKNFQVPKIQISPLLNEKDQREINKWLLQMRKELMYDQLPRSIKDYFHRELFFYNLKAETPEKVIRTMSEHLIRLDFAGEDFAEKTLMREQVASTIFGNKIAMPHPIEACAKRTVISVGILNQPILWGSGQAQLIFMLAVKKEDMKYLNSFFDLTVRLVDDEGLVRKLLGSENLAQFKDRLPIL
- a CDS encoding class II aldolase/adducin family protein; protein product: MEKERAKEQVIQAAIECSDKKLIHGTSGNVSIACREEGVMVITPSGIPYEEITPDMVPVIDLATGEWTEGKCKPSTEAPMHRLIFLNKVKMEAVVHTHSPFATAMSILVEELPAVAAASAPYSPVKVAPFEIPGSQEIAEEAVKAMGDHNVVCLLENHGLIAAGRNVSQAMSIAEYVEENSQIAYYTYAAGKMKPLPESGYKIMHDRAVKKLGLE
- a CDS encoding CDP-glycerol glycerophosphotransferase family protein: MKLILKYIVMYLSCLWPRSRKVWVFGAWLGQQFADNPKYLFIEANQMDGIRPVWITKNPRVVREVRELGYEAYLFSERKGILCQLRAKYAVMCNGISDLNHAFLGRAVFLNVWHGVPLKKIGYDDTKGKDWDSRGQKIRRKIQQFPLGREYVVATSRTFSEIYKSAFRRPAEQILTYGQPRNDFFYDDKHLFPVNEKLRKRLEGQNVILYAPTHRQEGKIPFPLREHFDLKKLDEFCRDHQILFIIRRHFYHIHEEADLSDYSNIVDMTKDSLDIQELLIETDILITDYSSTYIDYLLLDRPVIFYDFDYDSYIEKDREMYFPYDEVTPGIKAGTFDELMEGMRQIVSGTDDFKADRKKVRDLFYCKRGQREVGRALLEKMQLL
- a CDS encoding glycosyltransferase family 2 protein, with the protein product MVTILLATYNGEDYLKAQLESIASQTYGNWRLVTGDDGSCDGTLGILEDFRTRYPDQVKIIKNEPATGSARNNFINLLRNAHGPYFMFCDQDDVWKRDKIYETMKKMEAMEERYGKDTPILVHTDLSVVDENLEMIAESFFQYANLPKRIALNQLIVQNSVTGCTAMINRALQKYFLQPLPMGKILMHDYWAALVAKIFGRIGFVNEPTMYYRQHGNNSVGAKNSKNPVFLMQRLKEGKESYRKQMIKSMEQIQGFVETYGEEIEGLDEYNLLKTYGNLYYKGKMRRLFFYRNHQVLKEGNIRKLMQWLWG
- a CDS encoding LTA synthase family protein; translation: MMKRKYKKLQMDKYGRVLCAVLLTVYFIFALTQSNAFKGEMFNALKVQHEKNESIHKGWEKSVDFKADYADLQRLEMSIINPRGSAAEGTMRFWITDQGKKVMWQEDVPMSRLAEAKFHKGIRGTVITIKKQLQKGNDYTLHLRVLEGSESQGITLKSKNITIYYNGFNVKKYVMLLASVLALFILIFIPNRLNEKWNLWLSRGMFLITPVFCYVLMERFTSVSLKYIGIKYGLLNLLIYAAVLAFFYLITNRTRWASILSILCTSGLGIANYYVTSFRGTSLMPVDFATIGTAANVATQYEYDVNTAVLWNGVLILAFVILAVRLQCGKGIRGKKRFVPAAVFGVLLAVCVSVFGSTARLSRLGIHIKVWNPTVSCNKYGYMNVFTSSVKFLITEKPEGYSAEKVDEIMKPYVEKAEKHNQKAAGKKPNVITIMNEAFSDLSVLGDIKTNKDFMPFIRGLKENSVKGTMYMSSYGGQTANSEFEFLTGSSMAFLPGGSVAYQYQVKDTMGSLATTMEGQGYQGNMVLHPYLSNGYNREKVYPLLGFKDYLSIGDFQNPEVCRSFITDQEDFNKITSEYEKAKQKSSAPFFMFNVTIQNHGGYEKDYSNFNQEIKITDTSSNPSANRYLSLIKKTDDAFKNLISYFKKVKEPTVIVMFGDHQPKLPQEFYNKVMDKENGSALENEQKKHQVPFIIWANYDIKEEEIKAISPNYLSAKLLKVIGGKMTPYECFLQDLYTKYPVVTGSVYMDKKYNLFNIDNLDDLPEDLKQYWMVQYYHLFAKDKREDSLFFLKE